In Streptomyces nodosus, one DNA window encodes the following:
- a CDS encoding Crp/Fnr family transcriptional regulator codes for MATTWTAAYSPDDGGLDDRVPFLARLEAEDRSALLALGHELTFGPRVVLLHQHEPSSHVLFLVHGWTKVTASAANGYEALLALRGPGDIIGEAAALTGRPRAATVTALEPVRATAVEHERFRDFLSRSPAVSFALLGLTADRTRAADRRRLEFASLSVRERLAVLLLDLARTHGRRTAEGIELSVPLSKQELAGSVGASREMVQRLLRELRDKEAVATGRRMLLIRRPDILRRIAAAGPATGIPSPPRSPES; via the coding sequence ATGGCGACGACATGGACGGCGGCGTACTCGCCGGACGACGGGGGCCTGGACGACCGGGTTCCGTTCCTGGCGAGACTGGAGGCGGAGGACCGCTCGGCACTGCTGGCGCTCGGCCATGAGCTGACCTTCGGACCGCGGGTGGTGCTGCTCCATCAGCACGAGCCCTCCTCCCATGTCCTCTTCCTGGTGCACGGCTGGACGAAGGTCACCGCCTCGGCCGCCAACGGCTATGAGGCGCTGCTCGCGCTGCGCGGGCCCGGCGACATCATCGGCGAGGCGGCCGCGCTCACCGGCCGGCCCCGGGCGGCCACGGTGACCGCGCTGGAACCGGTGCGGGCGACCGCGGTCGAGCACGAGCGGTTCAGGGACTTTCTGAGCCGCTCCCCCGCCGTCTCGTTCGCGCTGCTCGGACTGACCGCGGACCGCACCCGCGCGGCGGACCGGCGTCGGCTGGAGTTCGCCTCCCTGAGCGTGCGGGAACGTCTCGCGGTCCTTCTGCTGGATCTCGCACGCACGCACGGCCGCCGCACCGCCGAGGGCATCGAGCTCTCCGTGCCGCTGAGCAAACAGGAACTCGCCGGCTCGGTGGGTGCCTCCCGGGAGATGGTGCAGCGTCTGCTGCGCGAGCTCCGCGACAAGGAGGCGGTCGCGACCGGCCGCCGCATGCTGCTGATCAGGCGCCCCGACATACTCCGCCGCATCGCCGCGGCGGGCCCGGCCACCGGGATTCCCTCACCGCCGAGGTCGCCTGAGAGCTGA
- the rpsL gene encoding 30S ribosomal protein S12 codes for MPTIQQLVRKGRQDKVDKNKTPALEGSPQRRGVCTRVFTTTPKKPNSALRKVARVRLTSGIEVTAYIPGEGHNLQEHSIVLVRGGRVKDLPGVRYKIIRGSLDTQGVKNRKQARSRYGAKKEK; via the coding sequence GTGCCTACGATCCAGCAGCTGGTCCGGAAGGGCCGGCAGGACAAGGTCGACAAGAACAAGACGCCGGCACTCGAGGGTTCCCCTCAGCGTCGTGGCGTCTGCACGCGTGTGTTCACGACTACCCCGAAGAAGCCGAACTCGGCCCTGCGTAAGGTCGCGCGTGTGCGTCTGACCAGCGGCATCGAGGTCACGGCCTACATTCCGGGTGAGGGACACAACCTGCAGGAGCACTCCATCGTGCTCGTGCGCGGCGGCCGTGTGAAGGACCTGCCGGGTGTTCGCTACAAGATCATCCGCGGCTCGCTCGACACCCAGGGTGTCAAGAACCGCAAGCAGGCTCGCAGCCGTTACGGCGCCAAGAAGGAGAAGTAA
- the rpsG gene encoding 30S ribosomal protein S7, giving the protein MPRKGPAPKRPVIIDPVYGSPLVTSLINKVLLNGKRSTAERIVYGAMEGLREKTGNDPIITLKRALENIKPTLEVKSRRVGGATYQVPIEVKPGRANTLALRWLVGYSRARREKTMTERLLNELLDASNGLGAAVKKREDTHKMAESNKAFAHYRW; this is encoded by the coding sequence ATGCCTCGTAAGGGCCCCGCCCCGAAGCGCCCGGTCATCATCGACCCGGTCTACGGCTCTCCTCTGGTGACCTCCCTCATCAACAAGGTGCTGCTGAACGGCAAGCGCTCCACCGCCGAGCGCATCGTCTACGGCGCCATGGAGGGTCTGCGTGAGAAGACGGGCAACGACCCGATCATCACGCTGAAGCGCGCCCTGGAGAACATCAAGCCGACCCTCGAGGTCAAGTCCCGCCGTGTCGGTGGCGCGACGTACCAGGTCCCGATCGAGGTCAAGCCCGGTCGTGCCAACACCCTGGCGCTGCGCTGGCTCGTCGGTTACTCCCGCGCCCGTCGCGAGAAGACCATGACCGAGCGTCTCCTCAACGAGCTCCTCGACGCCTCCAACGGCCTCGGTGCCGCGGTGAAGAAGCGCGAGGACACGCACAAGATGGCCGAGTCCAACAAGGCCTTCGCGCACTACCGCTGGTAG
- the fusA gene encoding elongation factor G, with translation MATTSLDLARVRNIGIMAHIDAGKTTTTERILFYTGVSYKIGETHEGSATMDWMEQEQERGITITSAATTCHWPLADVDHTINIIDTPGHVDFTVEVERSLRVLDGAVTVFDGVAGVEPQSETVWRQADRYGVPRICFVNKLDRTGAEFHRCVDMISDRLGAQPLVMQLPIGAEADFRGVVDLVRMKALVWSAEATKGEMYDVVDIPDTHAEAAEEWRGKLLEAVAENDEELMELYLEGEEPTEEQLYAAIRRITIASGKASDKTVTPVFCGTAFKNKGVQPLLDAVVRYLPSPLDVEAIEGHDVKDPEVIVKRKPSEDEPLAALAFKIMSDPHLGKLTFVRVYSGRLVSGTAVLNAVKGKKERIGKIYRMHANKREEIESVGAGDIVAVMGLKQTTTGETLSDEKAPVILESMDFPAPVIQVAIEPKSKGDQEKLGVAIQRLAEEDPSFQVHSDEETGQTIIGGMGELHLEVLVDRMRREFKVEANVGKPQVAYRETIRKTVDRVDYTHKKQTGGTGQFAKVQISIEPLEGGDTSYEFVNKVTGGRIPKEYIPSVDAGAQEAMQFGILAGYEMTGVRVILLDGGYHEVDSSELAFKIAGSQAFKEAARKAGPVLLEPMMAVEVTTPEDYMGEVIGDINSRRGQIQAMEERAGARVVKGLVPLSEMFGYVGDLRSKTSGRASYSMQFDSYAEVPRNVAEEIIAKAKGE, from the coding sequence ATGGCTACCACTTCACTTGACCTGGCCAGGGTCCGCAACATCGGGATCATGGCCCACATCGACGCGGGCAAGACGACCACCACCGAACGGATCCTGTTCTACACGGGTGTCTCGTACAAGATCGGCGAGACGCACGAAGGCTCCGCGACCATGGACTGGATGGAGCAGGAGCAGGAGCGTGGCATCACGATCACGTCTGCTGCCACCACCTGTCACTGGCCGCTGGCCGATGTGGACCACACCATCAACATCATCGACACCCCGGGCCACGTGGACTTCACCGTCGAGGTGGAGCGCTCCCTGCGCGTCCTCGACGGTGCCGTGACGGTGTTCGACGGTGTTGCGGGCGTCGAGCCGCAGTCCGAGACGGTGTGGCGTCAGGCGGACCGCTACGGCGTTCCGCGTATCTGCTTCGTCAACAAGCTCGACCGCACCGGTGCCGAGTTCCACCGCTGCGTCGACATGATCTCCGACCGTCTGGGCGCTCAGCCGCTGGTCATGCAGCTGCCCATCGGTGCCGAGGCCGACTTCCGCGGCGTGGTGGACCTGGTCCGCATGAAGGCCCTGGTCTGGTCCGCCGAGGCGACCAAGGGTGAGATGTACGACGTCGTCGACATCCCCGACACGCACGCCGAGGCCGCCGAGGAGTGGCGCGGCAAGCTGCTCGAGGCCGTCGCGGAGAACGACGAAGAGCTGATGGAGCTGTACCTCGAGGGCGAGGAGCCCACCGAGGAGCAGCTGTACGCGGCGATCCGTCGTATCACCATCGCCTCCGGCAAGGCGTCCGACAAGACCGTCACCCCGGTGTTCTGCGGTACCGCGTTCAAGAACAAGGGCGTCCAGCCCCTGCTCGACGCGGTCGTGCGCTACCTCCCCTCGCCGCTCGACGTCGAGGCCATCGAGGGCCACGACGTCAAGGACCCCGAGGTGATCGTCAAGCGCAAGCCGTCCGAGGACGAGCCGCTGGCCGCGCTGGCGTTCAAGATCATGAGCGACCCGCACCTGGGCAAGCTCACCTTCGTCCGGGTGTACTCCGGCCGCCTGGTGTCCGGCACCGCCGTGCTGAACGCCGTCAAGGGCAAGAAGGAGCGCATCGGCAAGATCTACCGTATGCACGCCAACAAGCGTGAGGAGATCGAGTCGGTGGGCGCCGGTGACATCGTCGCCGTCATGGGCCTGAAGCAGACCACCACCGGTGAGACGCTGAGCGACGAGAAGGCCCCGGTGATCCTGGAGTCCATGGACTTCCCGGCGCCGGTCATCCAGGTCGCCATCGAGCCCAAGTCGAAGGGCGACCAGGAGAAGCTGGGCGTCGCCATCCAGCGCCTGGCCGAGGAGGACCCGTCCTTCCAGGTCCACTCGGACGAGGAGACCGGCCAGACCATCATCGGTGGTATGGGCGAGCTGCACCTCGAGGTGCTGGTCGACCGTATGCGCCGTGAGTTCAAGGTCGAGGCCAACGTCGGCAAGCCGCAGGTCGCGTACCGCGAGACCATCCGCAAGACGGTCGACCGGGTCGACTACACGCACAAGAAGCAGACTGGTGGTACCGGCCAGTTCGCCAAGGTGCAGATCTCGATCGAGCCGCTCGAGGGTGGCGACACCTCGTACGAGTTCGTTAACAAGGTGACCGGTGGCCGTATCCCGAAGGAGTACATCCCTTCGGTCGACGCCGGTGCCCAGGAGGCCATGCAGTTCGGCATCCTGGCGGGCTACGAGATGACCGGTGTCCGTGTCATCCTGCTCGACGGTGGCTACCACGAGGTCGACTCCTCCGAGCTCGCCTTCAAGATCGCCGGCTCGCAGGCCTTCAAGGAGGCCGCGCGCAAGGCCGGCCCTGTGCTCCTCGAACCGATGATGGCCGTCGAGGTCACCACGCCCGAGGACTACATGGGTGAGGTCATCGGCGACATCAACTCCCGCCGTGGCCAGATCCAGGCCATGGAGGAGCGGGCCGGTGCCCGCGTCGTCAAGGGCCTCGTGCCCCTGTCGGAGATGTTCGGCTACGTCGGCGACCTCCGCAGCAAGACGTCGGGTCGCGCAAGCTACTCGATGCAGTTCGACTCCTACGCCGAGGTTCCCCGGAACGTCGCCGAGGAGATCATCGCGAAGGCCAAGGGCGAGTAA
- the tuf gene encoding elongation factor Tu: protein MAKAKFERTKPHVNIGTIGHIDHGKTTLTAAITKVLHDAYPDLNEASAFDQIDKAPEERQRGITISISHVEYQTEQRHYAHVDCPGHADYIKNMITGAAQMDGAILVVAATDGPMPQTKEHVLLARQVGVPYIVVALNKADMVDDEEILELVELEVRELLSEYEFPGDDVPVVKVSALKALEGDKEWGESVLNLMKAVDESIPQPERDVDKPFLMPIEDVFTITGRGTVVTGRIERGVLKVNETVDIIGIKTEKTTTTVTGIEMFRKLLDEGQAGENVGLLLRGIKREDVERGQVIIKPGSVTPHTEFQAQAYILSKDEGGRHTPFFNNYRPQFYFRTTDVTGVVTLPEGTEMVMPGDNTEMKVELIQPVAMEEGLKFAIREGGRTVGAGQVTKIVK, encoded by the coding sequence GTGGCGAAGGCGAAGTTCGAGCGGACTAAGCCGCACGTCAACATCGGCACCATCGGTCACATCGACCACGGTAAGACGACCCTCACGGCCGCCATTACCAAGGTGCTGCACGACGCGTACCCGGACCTGAACGAGGCCTCGGCGTTCGACCAGATCGACAAGGCTCCTGAGGAGCGCCAGCGCGGGATCACCATCTCGATCTCGCACGTCGAGTACCAGACCGAGCAGCGTCACTACGCCCACGTCGACTGCCCCGGTCACGCGGACTACATCAAGAACATGATCACCGGTGCCGCCCAGATGGACGGCGCGATCCTGGTGGTCGCCGCGACCGACGGCCCGATGCCGCAGACCAAGGAGCACGTGCTCCTGGCCCGCCAGGTCGGCGTTCCGTACATCGTCGTCGCCCTGAACAAGGCCGACATGGTGGACGACGAGGAGATCCTGGAGCTCGTCGAGCTCGAGGTCCGTGAGCTCCTCTCCGAGTACGAGTTCCCGGGCGACGACGTTCCGGTCGTCAAGGTCTCCGCTCTGAAGGCCCTCGAGGGCGACAAGGAGTGGGGCGAGTCGGTCCTCAACCTGATGAAGGCCGTCGACGAGTCGATCCCGCAGCCCGAGCGCGACGTCGACAAGCCGTTCCTGATGCCGATCGAGGACGTCTTCACCATCACCGGTCGCGGTACGGTCGTCACCGGCCGTATCGAGCGTGGTGTCCTCAAGGTCAACGAGACCGTCGACATCATCGGCATCAAGACCGAGAAGACCACCACCACGGTCACCGGCATCGAGATGTTCCGCAAGCTGCTCGACGAGGGCCAGGCCGGTGAGAACGTCGGTCTGCTGCTCCGCGGCATCAAGCGCGAGGACGTCGAGCGCGGCCAGGTCATCATCAAGCCGGGCTCGGTCACCCCGCACACCGAGTTCCAGGCGCAGGCCTACATCCTCTCCAAGGACGAGGGTGGCCGCCACACGCCGTTCTTCAACAACTACCGTCCGCAGTTCTACTTCCGTACGACGGACGTGACCGGCGTGGTGACCCTCCCCGAGGGCACCGAGATGGTCATGCCGGGTGACAACACCGAGATGAAGGTGGAGCTCATCCAGCCCGTCGCCATGGAAGAGGGCCTGAAGTTCGCCATCCGTGAGGGTGGCCGTACCGTGGGCGCCGGCCAGGTCACCAAGATCGTGAAGTAA